From a single Cyclobacterium marinum DSM 745 genomic region:
- a CDS encoding malectin domain-containing carbohydrate-binding protein, whose protein sequence is MKASLFTLVILISLAMSISHGYAANYYISHEKGDDNRTSKEAQNPNTPWRSIDKINSIFNYLKPGDAILFNRGEVFYGTLHIKSSGTTTSPIKIGAYGSGSKPVITSLKTLSGWKSIGNGIYESTKSIDTKSVEVVLINGEIHELGRYPNSDVANEGYLKIESVNGNYLLSSSELGGSPSWNGGEVVIKKNQWVIDTHEITSHSGGQVKFNASNSAYPVEKDFGFFIQNHIKTLDTFGEWYFNPTTRKINIYFGNQNPSSMKVEVSTLDNLLIKDYRDANITIENLNFKGVNADAIRLEGGKNIKIFDSEINFVGVNGILALSVVDLQIERNNFTNTYNNGMYLRYGNDNAIIKDNEIRKTALIAGRTQNQDAAGIGIFAYGEKVLVQNNIVINSGFNGIQFSGNYSIVKNNYIDTFCQIKGDGGGIYTFGGVKYQGFKGRKIEGNIVVNSIGSRGGIPDKGVNYRPLAEGIFLDDHSNNIEITGNTVGNTENNGLKMSNVNNILVENNTFFNSHTSITLGNNVIGDDTRGVTINNNQLFAKTADQNTYNINTHKDDLEIMAEFDRNYFFRPLGDAFSIYNEYTKNGKSIASIDNLKQWTEKFGKDKNSVSNSVDLATYSIDKKIGSSLYSNSSFDKNTNGISCSNCSQKWDANSKMNGGSIKVTNSGNGALKLNLGKLKKDKTYLLKFKALANKEANIQTYLRYTGTPWEKLSGVTTFQIRKDLDTFEVLVSPFIDAEEVSLLITASEDDFTYWMDDLEFVEVEASFVDPDEEIIFEFNPTKNSKTIALSGEYVNAKLEKFSGKVTIPAYGSVVLLRVSKDPQVEKVEEEEKNTVEVEAFYYHFGDKGAITYQGNVFEKLSTEYFLTSGSNVSNVINGSDESLFQSERFDNELQFEIPVGNGSYTVVTYHNELYYGQNGRSQKAGQRVFDIVLEGELVKDNLDLFLENSNQETTLSFDKIQVVDGYLNLDLKASVNNASISAIAIIPESKEILKPSISLSIKESTSQLTEGDKLTLISEISNLDDNVEKVEFYCGLKLVGTCVEKPFQAVIEEIPSGENYVWATVTDKMGNVNTSEEVEFTAKEKDVVVEENNSSELVEGQFYHFGFGGNIVYNGQDFINLNRDYLLSSGSNVSVYEEGSKEKLFQSARFNDELLFKIPVENGTYTVVTYHKELYFGENGRDEKAGQRVFDISIEGKVVKDNLDLYLENNNQETELIFNSIEIIDGYLNLDLKASSNNALISAIAIVPESATPQDLGGFTMHLNTSEQSEVLYQENSFVSGAKYISSSSSNTSSNTSASSEKLFQSERYAKQINFDIPVANGTYTIKTYHNELYFGKGGATAREGRRVYDIFLEDEIVADNFDIFKYNNNNQTILTYEGIEVKDGVLNLDLIASVNNASISGISIIEESNNSTLPTGSDHLFFLNTGSDSDASLSGITYLAESKTDRYYNDGTGSYNNTKANVESLFQTERSGKNLVYTIPVPNGTYTVFTMHHEVWFGYGGGTAKAGKRVYDIALQGEVLKNNFDLFVENKNAPTMLAFENIQVTNGQLTLELNASVNNASISGIAIVGSAAKGGEIAANLRTAQDGYSRGYKEMGERGYKEMDVYTETITRDEVRIFPNPAKGRATLELNAEIGLGRVIIHNMNGQLVSHFDLASIKTGDNQFNIPLDNLSQGVYLVSISNEQTVINKQRLIVNP, encoded by the coding sequence ATGAAAGCTTCACTTTTTACTCTCGTTATTTTGATTTCGTTAGCAATGTCAATTAGTCATGGATATGCTGCAAATTATTATATTTCTCATGAAAAAGGGGATGATAATCGGACTTCTAAAGAAGCGCAAAACCCAAACACTCCTTGGCGATCAATTGATAAAATTAATTCTATATTTAATTATTTAAAGCCAGGTGATGCGATTCTATTTAATAGAGGAGAAGTGTTCTATGGTACATTACATATTAAATCTTCGGGGACTACAACTTCTCCTATTAAAATTGGAGCTTACGGTTCCGGTTCCAAACCTGTCATCACTTCATTGAAAACCTTAAGCGGATGGAAATCCATAGGAAACGGTATTTACGAGAGTACAAAGTCTATAGATACTAAATCTGTTGAGGTGGTTTTAATTAATGGTGAAATTCATGAGTTGGGAAGGTATCCAAATAGTGATGTAGCTAATGAAGGGTATTTAAAAATTGAAAGCGTTAATGGAAATTACCTGCTTTCTAGCAGTGAGCTGGGTGGATCACCGAGTTGGAATGGTGGTGAAGTGGTTATCAAAAAAAATCAATGGGTAATTGATACCCATGAAATTACTTCACACAGTGGGGGACAGGTGAAGTTTAATGCTAGCAATAGCGCATATCCTGTTGAGAAGGATTTTGGTTTTTTTATCCAAAATCATATCAAAACACTTGACACTTTTGGAGAATGGTATTTTAACCCAACCACTAGAAAAATTAACATCTACTTTGGAAACCAAAACCCATCTTCAATGAAGGTGGAAGTAAGTACACTTGATAACCTATTGATTAAAGACTATAGGGATGCAAATATTACAATAGAGAATTTAAATTTTAAAGGAGTTAATGCTGATGCCATTAGATTAGAAGGAGGAAAAAACATTAAAATCTTTGATTCTGAAATCAATTTTGTAGGAGTAAATGGTATTCTCGCATTAAGTGTGGTTGATTTACAAATAGAGCGAAATAACTTTACTAATACTTATAACAATGGCATGTACCTTAGGTATGGTAATGACAATGCAATCATAAAAGACAATGAAATTAGAAAGACTGCTTTAATAGCGGGTAGGACCCAAAATCAGGATGCTGCAGGAATTGGTATTTTCGCTTATGGAGAGAAAGTATTGGTTCAAAACAATATTGTAATCAATTCAGGGTTTAACGGAATCCAATTTAGTGGTAACTATTCCATTGTTAAAAATAATTATATAGATACTTTTTGCCAGATAAAAGGTGATGGTGGCGGGATTTATACTTTTGGAGGTGTTAAATACCAAGGGTTTAAAGGAAGAAAAATAGAGGGAAATATTGTAGTGAACAGTATTGGTAGTAGAGGTGGAATTCCGGACAAAGGAGTGAATTATAGGCCTTTGGCAGAAGGTATTTTTCTAGATGACCATTCTAATAATATTGAGATTACGGGAAATACTGTGGGTAATACTGAGAACAATGGCTTGAAAATGTCAAATGTCAACAATATCCTTGTTGAGAACAATACTTTCTTTAATTCACATACATCCATTACTTTAGGAAATAATGTTATTGGAGATGATACCAGAGGAGTTACCATCAACAATAACCAACTTTTTGCTAAGACTGCAGATCAAAACACCTACAATATCAACACCCACAAAGATGATCTGGAAATAATGGCTGAATTTGATAGAAACTATTTTTTCAGACCTTTGGGTGATGCCTTCAGTATTTATAATGAATATACTAAAAACGGAAAATCTATAGCTTCCATTGACAACTTAAAACAATGGACTGAAAAATTTGGTAAAGACAAAAATTCTGTAAGCAATTCAGTAGACTTGGCCACTTATTCTATAGATAAAAAAATTGGATCAAGCCTTTACTCTAATTCTTCATTCGATAAGAATACGAATGGTATTTCTTGCAGCAATTGCTCTCAGAAATGGGATGCAAATAGTAAAATGAATGGTGGAAGTATTAAAGTTACCAATTCTGGAAATGGTGCTTTAAAATTGAACTTAGGGAAATTAAAAAAAGACAAAACGTATTTGTTAAAGTTTAAAGCTTTGGCCAATAAAGAAGCAAATATTCAAACTTATTTAAGGTATACCGGAACTCCTTGGGAAAAATTATCCGGGGTAACTACTTTCCAAATTAGGAAGGACCTAGATACTTTTGAGGTATTGGTATCTCCATTTATAGATGCTGAAGAGGTATCTCTCCTGATTACTGCTTCTGAGGATGATTTTACTTATTGGATGGATGACCTAGAGTTTGTGGAAGTTGAAGCATCTTTTGTTGACCCTGATGAGGAAATTATATTTGAATTTAATCCTACCAAAAACAGCAAGACTATTGCTTTATCCGGAGAATATGTGAATGCTAAACTCGAAAAATTCTCAGGTAAAGTAACCATCCCTGCGTACGGGTCTGTAGTGCTATTGCGTGTTTCCAAAGATCCTCAGGTTGAGAAAGTGGAGGAGGAAGAAAAAAATACAGTAGAAGTTGAGGCTTTTTATTACCATTTTGGAGATAAAGGAGCAATCACTTATCAAGGAAATGTGTTTGAAAAACTAAGCACGGAATACTTTCTTACTTCCGGATCAAATGTTTCCAATGTTATAAATGGAAGTGATGAAAGCCTGTTTCAATCAGAAAGGTTTGACAATGAGCTTCAATTTGAGATCCCTGTTGGAAATGGCAGCTATACGGTGGTGACCTATCACAATGAGTTGTATTATGGTCAAAATGGAAGGTCTCAAAAAGCAGGTCAAAGGGTTTTTGATATTGTGCTGGAAGGTGAATTAGTAAAAGATAACCTTGATCTTTTCTTGGAAAATAGTAACCAAGAAACCACACTTTCTTTCGATAAAATACAAGTAGTTGATGGTTATTTAAACCTTGACCTTAAGGCATCTGTCAACAATGCTTCTATTTCTGCGATTGCCATTATTCCGGAAAGCAAAGAGATATTAAAACCTAGCATTAGCTTATCCATTAAAGAGAGTACCTCTCAACTAACCGAAGGGGATAAACTTACCTTGATTAGTGAAATTTCTAACTTGGATGATAATGTAGAAAAAGTTGAATTCTATTGCGGTTTGAAATTGGTTGGTACATGTGTTGAAAAGCCTTTCCAAGCTGTTATTGAAGAAATACCTTCAGGAGAAAATTATGTATGGGCTACAGTTACAGATAAAATGGGAAATGTTAATACCTCTGAAGAAGTGGAATTTACAGCCAAAGAAAAAGATGTAGTAGTTGAAGAAAACAATTCGAGTGAATTGGTTGAAGGACAATTTTATCATTTTGGTTTTGGTGGAAACATCGTATATAATGGTCAGGACTTTATTAATTTAAATCGGGACTATTTATTGTCTTCAGGATCAAATGTTTCCGTTTATGAGGAAGGAAGTAAGGAAAAATTGTTTCAATCTGCAAGGTTCAACGATGAGCTTTTATTCAAAATTCCTGTAGAAAATGGCACGTATACCGTAGTTACGTATCACAAAGAATTGTATTTTGGTGAAAATGGAAGGGATGAAAAAGCCGGTCAACGTGTTTTTGACATTAGCATTGAAGGTAAAGTTGTAAAAGATAACTTGGACCTTTATTTGGAAAATAATAATCAAGAAACTGAACTCATTTTCAATTCAATTGAAATAATAGACGGTTATTTAAACTTAGATCTTAAGGCTTCTTCCAATAATGCTTTGATTTCTGCCATAGCCATTGTTCCAGAATCAGCAACTCCTCAGGACTTGGGAGGTTTTACGATGCATCTTAACACAAGTGAACAAAGTGAAGTTCTTTACCAAGAAAATAGTTTTGTCTCCGGTGCCAAATATATCAGTTCATCAAGTAGCAATACTTCAAGCAATACAAGTGCGAGTAGTGAAAAACTTTTCCAATCTGAAAGATATGCCAAGCAAATAAATTTTGATATCCCTGTAGCAAATGGCACCTATACTATAAAAACCTACCACAATGAGTTGTACTTTGGTAAAGGTGGTGCTACGGCTAGAGAAGGTAGAAGGGTATATGACATCTTTTTAGAAGACGAAATAGTAGCTGACAATTTTGACATCTTTAAATACAATAATAATAACCAAACCATTCTTACTTATGAAGGTATTGAAGTAAAAGATGGTGTTTTAAATCTTGATTTAATTGCAAGTGTAAACAATGCTTCTATTTCCGGGATATCTATTATTGAAGAGTCTAATAATTCAACCCTACCTACCGGTTCTGATCACCTGTTTTTCTTAAATACCGGAAGTGATTCGGATGCATCCTTGAGTGGCATAACATACCTCGCAGAATCAAAGACTGATAGATATTATAATGATGGTACCGGTAGCTACAACAACACCAAAGCAAATGTAGAAAGCCTATTTCAAACTGAAAGAAGTGGAAAAAACTTGGTGTACACCATTCCTGTTCCAAATGGTACTTATACGGTATTTACTATGCACCATGAGGTATGGTTTGGATATGGAGGAGGAACTGCCAAAGCAGGTAAAAGAGTTTACGATATCGCTTTGCAGGGTGAAGTTTTAAAAAATAATTTTGATTTGTTTGTTGAAAATAAAAATGCTCCCACAATGTTGGCTTTTGAAAACATCCAAGTTACCAATGGTCAATTGACTTTGGAATTGAATGCATCTGTCAATAACGCAAGTATCTCTGGTATAGCAATCGTAGGAAGTGCTGCTAAAGGTGGAGAAATTGCGGCAAATCTCAGAACTGCTCAGGATGGTTATTCTAGAGGATATAAAGAAATGGGAGAAAGAGGTTATAAAGAAATGGATGTTTATACTGAAACTATTACTCGTGACGAGGTTAGAATTTTTCCAAATCCGGCCAAAGGAAGAGCTACTTTAGAACTTAATGCTGAAATAGGATTGGGAAGAGTGATTATTCACAATATGAATGGTCAATTGGTTAGCCATTTTGATTTGGCAAGCATTAAAACTGGTGATAATCAGTTTAACATTCCTCTTGATAATCTTTCTCAAGGCGTATATCTTGTAAGTATAAGTAATGAGCAGACAGTCATCAATAAACAACGACTTATCGTAAATCCATAA
- a CDS encoding T9SS type A sorting domain-containing protein, translating into MKKLYFVLSFIFTLVIFPYKTSQAQNNVPDNKGKEFWLMFNRNTDNVDVKLELYITGEKETSGYVKLPDNHLINFQVLPGQTTSVKIPEIFIASVEDGVEKKGINIVTDKEVSVYGLNQKSSSTDTFLSLPVDVLGEEYVVMAGNSYAPNSTASPVFGVVATMNNTELTIIPTTTTQSRQSGIPYQILLQKGESYQLTADAYFSDLTGTSITSNNPVAVFGGHTCGNVPLFTNGCDQMIEQIPPVNTLGKKFITVPLASREKGDVFRILATNDGTFVKVEGNNGFEETFTLNKGSYEIFDIPSNVSTKIESNYPILVAQLSKGEASDNVSADPFLMLVPPVEQYQNVYHVTTPQTGFEKHFINLAVPISQKSKVLIDGNLIGSSLFVDIPNSNYACAQVQVAEGSHAITAELPLAVFIYGFDSYNAYGNPGGQALGKVALVQNLKVMMDDEEQQEATYCAKALVTDSENSPLNGVKVDFQIQGVNNHLGFGITNEDGEAQYCFEAISKGTDELIASVGTSIRDTVTVESNKPVPATITFLDYVVNGIVGEEICLNATVLDQFGIPIENANVSFDVNGIFYKEKTSDENGKIAFCKLSDQEGDLEVKAYIDDNTETEATISVVSVLENLTVDKFLLVDAKRNTIIREIKDNDKIAYSSIKNMELSLVVISESEMVGSIKMELESFTQCNTCPPSLHQIIENIAPYALYGDIKGNYLGYNFLPGDYKFTATPYQFRGQTGNQGVRSSINFEIFYDSMIESFTLVNATDDKDIVTLKDGATIDLSTYKDKKFNIRANVPHNQTQGGVEISISGPVNLSQFEKVEPLALFTDVGGDYTGKELPEGEYTLSASAYPFPSSSFRGIGGESYTIKFNVIHNSKVDKLTLVNADTDEDIMPLIEGSNIDLNRYKDVKLNIRAEGKGEQLAAIAFQLSGAKNYVWTERKAPYAIFGDFQGVDYNGKYLQEGVYNLMVTPFNSNNEKAEPFTVNFTVGYGIGENLRKSYEDLSQKEGIFDEIVDQHDIEIEQLTIFPQPSKNLVHIIYPSHINEDAMVLIYKGNGQLIHGSQKGNTSSFNFEPFGSGLYLIHVNNEKEIISKKIFIH; encoded by the coding sequence ATGAAAAAACTTTACTTTGTTTTATCCTTTATTTTTACGTTGGTTATTTTTCCTTATAAAACATCTCAGGCTCAGAATAATGTTCCGGACAATAAGGGTAAGGAATTTTGGTTAATGTTCAATCGTAACACTGACAATGTTGATGTGAAATTAGAGCTTTATATAACCGGAGAAAAAGAAACCTCAGGTTATGTAAAATTACCGGATAACCACCTGATAAATTTTCAAGTATTACCTGGACAAACAACTTCGGTTAAGATTCCTGAAATATTTATTGCTTCAGTGGAAGATGGAGTTGAAAAAAAAGGAATTAATATTGTGACAGATAAAGAGGTGTCGGTTTATGGACTCAACCAAAAGTCCTCCTCAACAGATACCTTTTTAAGTCTACCAGTGGATGTTCTGGGAGAAGAATACGTTGTTATGGCAGGTAATTCTTATGCGCCAAACAGCACAGCTTCTCCTGTCTTTGGGGTGGTTGCGACCATGAACAATACAGAATTAACAATCATACCAACCACTACCACACAAAGCAGGCAGTCCGGCATACCTTATCAGATTCTATTGCAAAAAGGAGAGTCCTACCAGTTGACAGCAGATGCTTATTTTTCTGATCTTACAGGTACTTCTATTACTTCAAATAACCCTGTTGCAGTGTTTGGTGGTCATACTTGTGGTAATGTTCCCCTTTTCACAAATGGTTGCGATCAAATGATTGAACAGATCCCTCCGGTAAATACTTTAGGTAAAAAATTTATAACTGTTCCCTTGGCATCTAGGGAAAAGGGAGATGTATTTAGAATTCTAGCTACAAATGATGGGACTTTTGTTAAAGTTGAAGGGAACAATGGATTTGAAGAAACTTTCACTCTTAACAAAGGATCCTATGAAATATTCGATATTCCAAGTAATGTTTCTACCAAAATTGAGTCCAATTATCCTATTTTGGTAGCTCAATTATCAAAAGGAGAAGCTTCGGACAATGTCTCGGCTGATCCTTTTCTAATGCTTGTTCCTCCTGTAGAACAATACCAAAATGTATACCATGTAACTACTCCACAAACAGGCTTTGAAAAACATTTTATTAATTTGGCTGTACCAATTTCCCAAAAAAGTAAAGTGCTGATAGATGGAAACCTTATAGGTTCTTCCTTATTTGTGGATATTCCAAATAGCAATTACGCCTGTGCTCAGGTACAAGTAGCAGAAGGAAGCCATGCGATTACTGCTGAACTGCCATTGGCTGTTTTTATATATGGTTTTGATAGTTATAACGCATATGGGAACCCTGGAGGTCAAGCCTTAGGTAAAGTCGCATTGGTTCAAAATTTAAAAGTTATGATGGATGATGAAGAGCAGCAAGAAGCCACTTATTGCGCAAAAGCCCTCGTGACTGATTCAGAGAATAGTCCCTTAAACGGTGTTAAAGTAGATTTTCAAATTCAAGGCGTCAATAATCACCTAGGCTTTGGTATCACCAATGAAGATGGTGAGGCACAGTATTGCTTTGAGGCCATCTCCAAAGGTACAGATGAACTAATTGCTAGTGTAGGGACTTCAATTAGAGATACAGTAACTGTTGAGAGTAATAAGCCGGTTCCTGCAACCATTACTTTTCTCGATTATGTTGTGAATGGAATAGTTGGTGAGGAAATATGTTTAAATGCAACTGTATTAGATCAGTTTGGCATTCCCATTGAAAATGCTAATGTATCTTTTGATGTCAATGGAATCTTCTATAAGGAGAAAACCTCAGATGAAAACGGTAAGATCGCTTTTTGCAAATTGTCGGACCAAGAAGGAGACTTAGAAGTCAAGGCATATATTGATGATAATACTGAAACTGAAGCTACCATTTCGGTTGTTTCTGTTTTAGAAAACTTAACAGTGGATAAGTTTTTATTAGTAGATGCTAAAAGAAATACAATTATCCGTGAAATTAAGGATAATGATAAAATTGCTTACTCTTCCATCAAAAATATGGAATTGTCTTTGGTAGTAATTTCGGAATCTGAAATGGTAGGAAGTATTAAAATGGAATTGGAGTCATTTACCCAATGTAATACCTGCCCTCCTTCGCTGCATCAAATAATTGAAAATATAGCACCCTATGCCCTGTACGGAGATATTAAAGGTAACTATCTGGGTTATAATTTTTTACCGGGAGATTATAAGTTTACTGCCACTCCTTATCAATTTAGAGGTCAAACTGGTAATCAAGGAGTAAGATCTTCAATCAACTTTGAAATATTTTATGATAGCATGATTGAGAGTTTTACCCTTGTCAATGCGACGGATGATAAAGATATTGTGACATTAAAAGACGGTGCCACCATTGATTTGTCAACTTATAAAGATAAAAAATTTAACATCAGAGCCAATGTGCCACATAACCAAACCCAAGGCGGTGTAGAGATTTCAATCAGCGGGCCTGTCAATCTTTCACAATTTGAAAAAGTTGAGCCTTTGGCGCTTTTTACGGATGTAGGTGGAGATTATACCGGGAAAGAATTGCCAGAGGGAGAATATACATTGTCTGCATCTGCTTATCCATTTCCTTCAAGTAGTTTTAGAGGAATAGGAGGAGAATCCTATACTATAAAGTTTAATGTGATTCATAACAGCAAAGTGGATAAGCTGACTTTAGTAAATGCCGATACTGATGAGGATATTATGCCTTTAATTGAGGGAAGTAATATTGATCTCAATCGATATAAAGATGTAAAGTTGAATATTAGAGCTGAGGGAAAAGGGGAGCAATTAGCTGCTATTGCCTTCCAATTATCAGGAGCAAAGAATTATGTTTGGACTGAAAGAAAGGCCCCATATGCCATTTTTGGTGACTTCCAAGGTGTTGACTATAATGGAAAATACCTTCAAGAAGGCGTTTACAATTTAATGGTGACTCCTTTTAATAGTAATAATGAAAAAGCTGAACCCTTCACGGTAAACTTTACTGTTGGCTATGGTATTGGAGAAAATTTGAGAAAAAGTTACGAAGACCTCAGTCAGAAAGAGGGGATTTTTGATGAAATTGTTGATCAGCATGATATAGAGATCGAGCAGCTCACCATTTTTCCTCAGCCATCTAAAAACTTGGTTCATATTATTTATCCATCCCATATAAATGAAGATGCAATGGTATTGATTTACAAAGGCAATGGCCAATTGATTCATGGTTCCCAAAAGGGTAACACATCCAGCTTTAATTTTGAACCTTTTGGATCTGGCTTGTATTTGATTCATGTAAATAATGAAAAAGAAATAATATCTAAAAAGATTTTTATCCATTAA